The Phycisphaeraceae bacterium genome has a window encoding:
- a CDS encoding thiolase family protein: MPHPVILAARRTPIGRFLGAYSNTPSPVLGAYAIRAVLDAVPGAADHVNECIMGCVLQAGLGQNPARQAGLKAGLPHSLSAQTINKVCGSGLQAVMLAAQSIKAGDNHLVVAGGFENMTLAPHFAYLRGGTKFGPMEFRDHMQFDGLTCAIECWGMTNAADHTAKKHGLKRENLDRFSAQSHQRAARATAEGWFKSEIVPLTGEQIGNRKAPGPEGGLSVDEGIRSDSTAEGLAKLRPVPGHEFITAGNASQISDGAAAVVVASEEKARQLGAKPLARIVDYYTSGVAPKDIFDAPALGIAAMLKRNNLAVKDIDLFELNEAFASQVLANVGELGIPEERLNICGGGIALGHPIGGSGARVLTTLLHQLARTGGQRGVASLCLGGGNSVSMLVERA; encoded by the coding sequence ATGCCGCACCCCGTGATCCTCGCCGCTCGACGCACGCCCATCGGCCGCTTCCTTGGCGCGTATTCGAACACGCCGTCGCCGGTGCTGGGGGCGTACGCCATCAGGGCGGTGCTGGACGCTGTCCCCGGCGCGGCGGATCACGTCAATGAGTGCATCATGGGCTGCGTGCTTCAGGCGGGGCTGGGCCAGAACCCCGCCCGCCAGGCGGGTCTGAAGGCCGGGTTGCCCCACTCGCTGAGCGCCCAGACGATCAACAAGGTGTGCGGATCGGGCCTGCAGGCCGTCATGCTGGCGGCGCAATCAATCAAGGCGGGAGACAACCATCTCGTGGTCGCGGGCGGCTTCGAGAACATGACCCTCGCCCCCCACTTCGCCTACCTGCGCGGCGGGACAAAGTTCGGACCGATGGAGTTCAGGGATCACATGCAGTTCGACGGGCTGACCTGCGCCATCGAGTGCTGGGGCATGACCAACGCCGCCGACCACACCGCGAAGAAGCACGGGCTGAAGCGCGAGAACCTTGACCGCTTCAGCGCCCAAAGCCACCAGCGAGCCGCCAGGGCCACGGCGGAAGGATGGTTCAAGTCGGAAATCGTCCCTCTGACCGGCGAGCAGATCGGCAACCGCAAAGCGCCGGGGCCGGAAGGCGGCCTCAGCGTGGATGAAGGCATCCGGAGCGACTCGACCGCCGAGGGGCTGGCGAAACTCCGTCCCGTGCCGGGCCACGAGTTCATCACCGCGGGCAACGCCTCGCAGATTTCCGACGGCGCGGCCGCTGTGGTCGTCGCCAGCGAGGAGAAGGCCAGGCAACTGGGCGCGAAACCCCTGGCGCGCATCGTGGACTACTACACCTCGGGCGTGGCGCCCAAGGACATCTTCGACGCCCCCGCGCTGGGCATCGCCGCGATGCTCAAGCGCAACAATCTGGCGGTGAAGGACATCGACCTGTTTGAACTGAACGAGGCCTTCGCCTCGCAGGTGCTGGCCAACGTGGGCGAGCTGGGTATCCCCGAGGAGCGGCTCAACATCTGCGGCGGCGGCATCGCCCTGGGCCACCCCATCGGCGGCTCGGGCGCGCGGGTCCTGACGACTTTGCTGCATCAACTCGCCCGCACGGGCGGCCAGCGCGGCGTGGCGTCGCTCTGCCTGGGCGGCGGCAACAGCGTCAGCATGCTGGTTGAGCGGGCGTGA
- a CDS encoding DNA adenine methylase: protein MIKYIGSKRTLIPTILDAVRRASNARSVIDLFSGTSRVGHALKAAGYRVLSNDHNAYAATLARCYVQADAEDVLDDARKLVREFNVIAGGKGEPGYFTETFCVKSRFFQPKNGARIDAIREAIAAKGLEPELEAVMLVSLMEAADRVDSTTGLQMAYLKTWAPRAHNDLELRVPHVLPRARHGKGQATCLEALEAAATLEADVAYIDPPYNQHSYLGNYHIWESLVRWDKPQVYGIACKRVDCRQRQSIFNSRPRFADAMRKLLSAVRAPVLVVSFNNEGYLQREDMESMLAALWDGEGKVTTIENDFKRYVGAQIGIYNPQGEKVGAVSHLANKEYIYVVSRECLAERLAPIRAKRTEQPGLFV from the coding sequence GTGATCAAGTACATCGGTTCAAAGCGCACCCTGATCCCCACCATCCTCGATGCGGTGCGGCGGGCGTCCAATGCGCGCTCCGTCATCGACCTGTTCTCCGGCACCTCGCGCGTCGGTCACGCGCTCAAGGCCGCCGGGTACCGCGTGCTCTCGAACGATCACAACGCCTACGCCGCAACACTGGCGCGGTGCTACGTCCAGGCAGACGCGGAGGATGTGCTGGACGACGCCAGGAAACTCGTCCGCGAGTTCAACGTGATCGCTGGGGGGAAGGGCGAGCCGGGGTACTTCACCGAGACGTTCTGTGTGAAGTCCCGCTTCTTCCAGCCGAAGAACGGAGCGCGCATCGATGCGATCCGCGAGGCGATCGCGGCCAAGGGGCTTGAACCGGAACTCGAAGCGGTGATGCTCGTCTCCCTGATGGAGGCCGCGGACCGCGTGGACTCCACGACCGGCCTGCAGATGGCGTACCTCAAGACATGGGCGCCGCGCGCCCACAACGACCTGGAGTTGCGCGTCCCCCACGTGCTGCCTCGCGCCAGGCACGGCAAGGGGCAGGCGACGTGCCTGGAGGCGCTGGAAGCGGCCGCCACGCTCGAAGCCGATGTGGCGTACATCGACCCGCCCTACAACCAGCACTCGTACCTGGGCAACTACCACATCTGGGAATCGCTGGTGCGCTGGGACAAGCCGCAGGTCTACGGCATCGCCTGCAAGCGCGTCGACTGCAGGCAGCGACAGAGCATCTTCAACTCGCGGCCGCGATTCGCGGACGCGATGCGGAAGCTCCTCTCCGCCGTCCGCGCCCCGGTGCTGGTCGTGTCGTTCAACAACGAGGGCTATCTGCAGCGCGAGGACATGGAATCCATGCTCGCGGCCTTGTGGGACGGCGAGGGAAAGGTCACAACCATTGAGAACGACTTCAAGCGGTACGTCGGCGCGCAGATCGGCATCTACAACCCGCAGGGGGAGAAGGTCGGCGCCGTCAGCCACCTGGCGAACAAGGAGTACATCTACGTCGTCTCGCGCGAGTGTCTTGCCGAACGGCTCGCCCCGATCCGGGCGAAGCGGACCGAGCAGCCGGGTCTGTTTGTCTGA
- a CDS encoding MunI family type II restriction endonuclease, translated as MDSRKLSARLKQPGHDQTYRASEGNFSAFLRDVLNPDLFEVTDKPADLRKMLPPTAEDGDGKSYGVVPEVSIMCKSTRRKLYFEVKKQGPAGNADERACKHHTVQFQKRLREFTGFQYHSFITIMCESLATLPRYVTKHPYYFEPDNYFCWCDYSDTAALRAFLERVIRRTILDDQSAQVFRAHGSPGSGGAR; from the coding sequence ATGGACAGTCGGAAGCTCTCGGCCCGGCTCAAGCAGCCGGGCCACGACCAGACGTACCGGGCGTCAGAGGGCAACTTCTCCGCCTTCCTGCGCGACGTGCTGAACCCGGATCTGTTCGAGGTGACCGACAAGCCCGCCGACCTCCGGAAGATGCTGCCACCCACGGCCGAGGACGGGGACGGCAAGTCCTACGGCGTCGTCCCGGAGGTCAGCATCATGTGCAAGTCGACGAGGCGCAAGCTCTACTTCGAGGTGAAGAAGCAGGGCCCAGCGGGCAACGCAGACGAGCGTGCCTGCAAGCACCACACGGTGCAGTTCCAGAAGCGGCTCCGCGAGTTCACCGGCTTCCAGTACCACTCCTTCATTACGATCATGTGCGAGTCGCTGGCGACGCTCCCTCGGTACGTTACGAAGCACCCGTACTACTTCGAGCCTGACAACTACTTCTGCTGGTGCGACTACAGCGACACGGCCGCGCTCAGGGCCTTCCTTGAGCGTGTGATCCGAAGGACGATCCTCGACGACCAGAGTGCGCAGGTGTTCCGGGCTCACGGCAGCCCGGGCAGCGGCGGCGCGAGATGA
- a CDS encoding DUF839 domain-containing protein, which produces MQRHFSRRQLLRDSAALALGLSGLRTLVSRLSIEGLVPQEGPPGYGPLIADPRGVLNLPKGFSYSVFSKTGERMDDGLYVPAAHDGMAAFPGPDGLTLLVRNHEAPAALPRYGPFGWSNELFASFDRRRMYDAGYGRTPCAGGTTTLVYDTRSQTLKRHSLSLAGTAVNCAGGPTPWGSWITCEETEQQADGTYEKSHGYNFEVPASAEIALAEPIPLIAMGRFKHEAVAVHPPTGIIYQTEDQHEGLIYRFIPAVPGELRQGGRLQALMVRDRPGLDTRNWPGDDESVAQPTIFPGESHAVRWIDLEEIDSPKNDLRLRGRAAGAACFARGEGMWLGRDGVYFACTNGGPKMLGQIWKYTPSPVEGTPEENDQPGRLELFIESDDKSLLENCDNLTVAPWGDLVIAEDSPGTDRLLGITPEGVCYEVAKCVLNDSEMAGPCFSPDGSTLFVNIQTPGLTLAITGPWGRRID; this is translated from the coding sequence ATGCAGCGACACTTCTCCCGCCGCCAACTTCTTCGAGACTCCGCCGCCCTCGCCCTGGGGCTGTCCGGCTTGCGCACGCTGGTCTCGCGCCTGTCGATTGAGGGGCTGGTCCCGCAGGAAGGCCCGCCCGGCTACGGTCCGCTGATCGCCGACCCGCGCGGCGTGCTCAACCTGCCCAAGGGATTCTCGTACTCCGTTTTCTCCAAGACGGGCGAGCGCATGGATGACGGCCTGTACGTGCCCGCCGCGCACGACGGCATGGCCGCCTTCCCCGGCCCGGACGGGCTGACGCTTCTCGTGCGCAACCACGAGGCGCCCGCCGCGCTGCCCCGGTACGGCCCGTTCGGGTGGAGCAACGAACTCTTCGCCTCCTTCGACAGACGCCGCATGTACGACGCGGGCTACGGCCGCACCCCCTGCGCCGGGGGCACGACGACTCTGGTGTACGACACACGCTCGCAGACGCTGAAGCGGCACTCCCTCAGTTTGGCCGGCACGGCGGTCAACTGCGCGGGCGGTCCCACGCCGTGGGGATCGTGGATCACCTGCGAGGAGACCGAGCAGCAGGCCGACGGCACGTACGAGAAGAGCCACGGCTACAACTTCGAGGTGCCCGCCAGCGCGGAGATCGCGCTCGCCGAGCCGATTCCGCTCATCGCGATGGGCCGCTTCAAGCACGAGGCGGTCGCCGTGCATCCGCCCACCGGCATCATCTACCAGACCGAGGACCAGCACGAGGGGCTGATCTACCGCTTCATCCCCGCCGTGCCGGGCGAGTTGCGACAGGGCGGGCGGCTTCAGGCCCTGATGGTGCGCGACCGGCCCGGGCTGGACACGCGCAACTGGCCCGGCGATGACGAGTCGGTCGCCCAACCGACGATCTTTCCCGGCGAATCCCACGCCGTGCGCTGGATCGACCTGGAGGAGATCGACTCGCCGAAGAATGACCTGCGTCTGCGCGGCCGCGCCGCCGGGGCGGCGTGCTTCGCGCGGGGCGAGGGCATGTGGCTGGGGCGTGACGGCGTGTATTTCGCCTGCACCAACGGCGGGCCGAAGATGCTCGGGCAGATCTGGAAGTACACGCCCAGTCCGGTGGAAGGCACGCCCGAAGAGAACGACCAGCCAGGCCGTCTGGAACTGTTCATCGAATCCGACGACAAGTCGCTGCTGGAGAACTGCGACAACCTGACCGTCGCACCCTGGGGCGACCTGGTGATCGCCGAGGATTCCCCCGGCACCGATCGGCTGCTGGGCATCACGCCCGAAGGCGTGTGCTACGAAGTGGCCAAGTGCGTGCTGAATGACTCGGAGATGGCCGGCCCGTGTTTTTCGCCCGATGGCTCGACGCTGTTCGTGAACATTCAGACGCCGGGTCTGACGCTGGCGATCACGGGTCCGTGGGGGAGGCGGATCGACTGA
- a CDS encoding Hsp20/alpha crystallin family protein, which yields MFVRTLMNGTSFDALAHEMDRLFDRLTSWQQDMAAPVFAPSQAYPALNVWEDESKIHVEAEVPGLSIDQVDISATAEELTIRGAHRFEIPEDGTALRRERPVGEFSRTISLPTPVNVDSVEATLRDGVLMISLPKAEPYQTRRIEVKALPAS from the coding sequence ATGTTCGTTCGAACGCTGATGAACGGCACTTCATTCGACGCGCTGGCCCATGAGATGGACCGGCTCTTCGACCGGCTGACTTCGTGGCAGCAGGACATGGCGGCGCCGGTGTTCGCCCCGTCGCAGGCCTATCCCGCCCTGAACGTGTGGGAGGACGAGTCGAAGATCCACGTCGAAGCCGAAGTTCCCGGCCTGTCGATCGATCAGGTGGACATCTCGGCGACGGCGGAGGAGCTGACCATCCGCGGCGCGCATCGGTTCGAGATTCCCGAGGATGGTACGGCGCTGCGTCGTGAGCGCCCGGTCGGTGAGTTCAGCCGCACCATTTCGCTGCCGACGCCCGTCAACGTGGACAGCGTGGAGGCCACGCTGCGCGACGGGGTGCTCATGATCTCGCTGCCCAAGGCCGAGCCGTACCAGACCCGGCGCATCGAGGTGAAGGCCCTGCCCGCCTCGTGA
- a CDS encoding Hsp20/alpha crystallin family protein — translation MTTTANAIQTSPCTAPARNGADSNSATWTYRPRVDIVDRPEEVVIFADLPGCTRESIQVGVERGVLTIDAAVPARTPKSSRWMRQEYGVGNFHRRFGLDDTIDASKASADYRNGVLAVRLPKTGAAVRRTIKVKG, via the coding sequence ATGACCACCACGGCCAACGCCATTCAGACCAGTCCATGCACCGCCCCCGCGAGGAACGGCGCCGATTCGAACTCCGCGACGTGGACGTACCGTCCCCGGGTGGACATCGTTGATCGACCGGAGGAGGTCGTGATCTTCGCCGACCTGCCCGGCTGCACCCGCGAGAGCATCCAGGTGGGCGTCGAGCGGGGCGTGCTGACCATCGACGCCGCCGTGCCCGCGCGTACCCCGAAGAGCTCCCGCTGGATGCGACAGGAGTACGGGGTGGGCAACTTCCACCGACGCTTCGGGCTCGACGACACCATCGATGCCTCCAAGGCCTCGGCCGATTACCGCAACGGCGTCCTCGCCGTGCGGCTGCCCAAGACCGGCGCCGCCGTGCGACGCACGATCAAGGTGAAGGGCTGA
- a CDS encoding DegQ family serine endoprotease: protein MIHSNRRIPMLAAAAATVGLALLVAPLATTWADVQPRAVAPLQDSRLADELSLAFERVAQSIKPSLVSITTARRVETRGFQRIMPQPFLDDQRLREFFGGENPFERFGFRFFEAPQQPTQPFVQQGQGSGVIVSRDGYILTNNHVVAGADEVTVTLQNERRYAARVIGTDPKTDLAVIQINADESLTPAVLGDSDALRVGQWVVAAGSPFGLNSSITAGIVSAVGRSRMGIADYEDFIQTDAAINPGNSGGPLVNLKGEVVGISTAIVSRTGVNLGVGFAIPVNMARQIMDELIRDGKVVRGWLGVAIQNLDEDLAASFNYDGADGALVGDVNRGSPAEKAGVQPGDIITAINGRPVASVERLRNEVALLKPGANAELTIFRDGRTRTLKVEIGEQPADLAARPAGQPSTSDDLGMALEPLSRDLARQLNLDRSTRGVVITQVDPLSPAGRAGLRARDVIVEVNGEPVESPEQVRRQLERGDLEKGVRLTVLSDGLRRFVILKSQP, encoded by the coding sequence ATGATTCACAGCAACCGCAGGATTCCAATGCTCGCGGCCGCCGCGGCGACCGTCGGGCTGGCGCTGCTCGTGGCGCCGCTGGCGACCACCTGGGCCGACGTTCAGCCGCGCGCCGTCGCGCCGCTGCAGGACTCGCGCCTGGCGGACGAACTCTCGCTTGCCTTCGAGCGAGTGGCCCAGTCGATCAAGCCCTCGCTCGTCTCGATCACCACCGCACGGCGCGTGGAGACGCGCGGGTTCCAGCGCATCATGCCCCAGCCGTTCCTTGACGACCAGCGGCTGCGCGAGTTCTTCGGCGGTGAGAATCCCTTCGAGCGCTTCGGCTTCCGGTTCTTCGAGGCGCCTCAGCAGCCCACGCAACCCTTCGTGCAGCAGGGGCAGGGATCCGGCGTCATCGTCAGCCGCGACGGGTACATCCTCACCAACAACCACGTCGTGGCCGGGGCCGATGAAGTCACCGTCACGCTGCAGAACGAGCGCCGCTACGCCGCCCGGGTGATCGGCACGGACCCCAAGACCGATCTCGCCGTGATCCAGATCAACGCGGATGAGTCGCTCACTCCCGCCGTGCTCGGCGATTCCGACGCGCTGCGCGTCGGCCAGTGGGTGGTGGCGGCGGGCAGCCCCTTCGGACTGAACTCGTCGATCACCGCCGGCATCGTCAGCGCGGTGGGCCGGTCGCGCATGGGCATCGCCGACTACGAGGACTTCATCCAGACCGACGCGGCCATCAACCCCGGCAACAGCGGCGGGCCGCTGGTCAACCTCAAGGGCGAGGTGGTGGGCATCAGCACCGCCATCGTCAGCCGCACCGGGGTCAACCTGGGCGTGGGCTTCGCCATCCCCGTCAACATGGCCCGTCAGATCATGGATGAACTGATCCGCGACGGCAAGGTGGTGCGTGGGTGGCTGGGTGTGGCCATTCAGAATCTCGATGAGGATCTGGCCGCCTCGTTCAACTATGACGGCGCCGACGGCGCGCTGGTGGGCGATGTGAACCGGGGCAGCCCGGCGGAAAAGGCCGGTGTGCAGCCGGGCGACATCATCACCGCCATCAACGGGCGACCCGTCGCTTCCGTCGAGCGCCTTCGCAATGAAGTGGCCCTGCTCAAGCCGGGCGCGAACGCCGAACTCACCATCTTCCGCGACGGGCGAACGCGCACGCTGAAGGTCGAGATCGGCGAGCAGCCCGCGGATCTGGCCGCCCGACCCGCCGGTCAGCCCTCGACCAGCGACGACCTGGGCATGGCGCTCGAACCGCTCTCGCGCGACCTGGCTCGTCAGCTCAATCTCGACCGATCCACGCGGGGCGTGGTCATCACGCAGGTTGATCCGCTCAGCCCCGCGGGCAGGGCGGGGCTGCGAGCACGCGACGTGATCGTCGAGGTCAACGGCGAGCCGGTGGAGTCGCCCGAACAGGTGCGGCGACAGCTCGAACGGGGCGACCTCGAGAAGGGCGTCCGGTTGACCGTGCTCAGCGACGGGCTTCGACGCTTCGTCATCCTCAAGTCGCAGCCATAG
- a CDS encoding endonuclease/exonuclease/phosphatase family protein, with amino-acid sequence MPSKHPSAHPSAGLLARFIVAVAMLCGLSVAPWSRGQEPPSTASVTEPAPPDDITFGLREPRPRTPGAIRIATYNVENLFDHVDDPDLSGEFDDKDLGITPERAKAVADVIRRLDADVIALVEIESLDALRWFRDTYLADMGYEHAAAIDVGYYRGVEQGVLSRFEIVSAKVWPNAPLDDLERPGLGWTPMPRVIDPSEMTIQRSPIMVEIRTSGGYEFTMFVVHHKAGNFAWKRELEALRIVEWLRREEARDPSRNIMVLGDFNAAPWDKSLRVYLEAGLVDVLAHRATRGDESLQHKTHRTDRVLDYILLNSAALREYVVGSAHVVGTYNPPPTWNWRTDPHPPGYAADHYPVVIDMVGQDRK; translated from the coding sequence ATGCCCTCCAAGCACCCATCCGCCCACCCATCCGCCGGTCTGCTGGCGCGTTTCATCGTCGCGGTCGCGATGCTCTGCGGCCTTTCCGTCGCGCCGTGGTCACGGGGCCAGGAACCGCCGTCCACCGCATCGGTCACGGAGCCAGCGCCTCCGGACGACATCACGTTCGGACTGCGCGAACCCAGGCCGCGCACCCCGGGCGCCATCCGCATCGCCACCTACAACGTCGAGAATCTTTTTGATCACGTGGACGACCCGGACCTGTCGGGTGAGTTCGACGACAAGGATCTGGGAATCACGCCGGAGCGCGCCAAGGCCGTGGCCGACGTGATCCGCCGCCTCGATGCGGACGTGATCGCGCTGGTGGAGATCGAGTCGCTCGACGCCCTGCGCTGGTTCCGCGACACGTATCTGGCGGACATGGGCTACGAGCACGCGGCGGCCATCGACGTGGGCTATTACCGGGGCGTGGAGCAGGGCGTCCTCAGCCGCTTCGAGATCGTCTCGGCCAAGGTCTGGCCCAACGCGCCATTGGACGACCTCGAGCGCCCCGGACTGGGCTGGACGCCCATGCCCCGCGTCATCGATCCCTCGGAGATGACCATTCAGCGCAGCCCGATCATGGTGGAGATCCGCACGTCGGGCGGATACGAGTTCACCATGTTCGTCGTTCACCACAAGGCGGGCAACTTCGCCTGGAAGCGCGAACTGGAGGCGCTGCGAATCGTGGAGTGGCTCCGGCGCGAGGAGGCCCGCGATCCGTCACGGAACATCATGGTGCTGGGGGACTTCAACGCCGCCCCGTGGGACAAGTCGCTCCGCGTGTACCTCGAGGCGGGGCTGGTGGACGTGCTGGCCCACCGCGCCACACGGGGCGACGAATCGCTGCAGCACAAGACTCACCGCACCGATCGAGTGCTGGATTACATCCTGCTCAACAGCGCGGCGCTGCGCGAATACGTGGTGGGCAGCGCCCACGTGGTGGGCACCTACAACCCGCCGCCCACCTGGAACTGGCGCACCGACCCCCACCCGCCGGGGTATGCGGCCGATCACTATCCGGTCGTGATCGACATGGTTGGTCAGGATCGGAAGTAG
- a CDS encoding amidase yields the protein MTHSPTTVPAASSTPTRREFLVAGGSVIAAAAAGAPAGGALSPRAIEAAASPMTQDPPDQATGRPAITRETIVEAEKLAGVEYTDAEREMILRGIGRDVAGYIRRRQTPLPNDLAPATTFDPRLPGVSYDRGLARLVRSPDDAGHPPTSGENIAYAPVTKLSRWIERRELTSEKLTRIYLHRLREIGPKLQCVVTLMEDAALAQARQADAEIAAGKYRGPLHGIPWGAKDLLDTRGVPTTWGAEPYKDRVPDADAAVVRMLHDAGAVLVAKLTLGALAYGDIWHGGRTNNPWNLEQGSSGSSAGSASATAAGLVGFSIGTETLGSIVSPSMRCGTTGLRPTFGRVPRTGAMALCWSLDKIGPICRTVEDCALVLDAINGFDAGDASSLAMPYSFDATRPIKGLRVGCDMRWFEGQRVQPLDRRMLEIARELGLEIVDVKLPELPYGALRTILTVEAASAFEELTLSNRDDELTWQAPQAWPNTFRQARFIPAIELVQADRLRRKVMQVMHDLWETNRLDAMIGPSFAGDMLLITNNTGHPSLTIRSGFYDNGTPHGFTIWGRLFDEGTICSIGMALERELGVWDKRPGV from the coding sequence ATGACCCACTCCCCCACTACCGTACCCGCGGCGTCGTCCACTCCCACGCGCCGTGAGTTCCTCGTCGCGGGCGGCTCCGTCATCGCCGCGGCGGCCGCGGGCGCGCCCGCTGGAGGGGCGTTGTCGCCTCGCGCGATCGAGGCCGCCGCCTCCCCCATGACGCAGGACCCGCCTGATCAGGCCACGGGCCGGCCCGCCATCACGCGCGAGACAATCGTCGAGGCGGAAAAACTCGCGGGCGTGGAATACACCGACGCCGAGCGAGAGATGATCCTGCGGGGCATCGGGCGCGACGTGGCGGGGTACATCCGCCGCCGGCAGACGCCCCTGCCCAACGACCTCGCCCCCGCCACCACGTTCGACCCGCGTCTGCCCGGCGTGTCGTACGACCGCGGGCTGGCCCGGCTGGTGCGTTCGCCCGACGACGCGGGTCACCCCCCCACCAGCGGTGAAAACATCGCCTACGCCCCGGTCACGAAACTCTCGCGCTGGATCGAACGCCGCGAACTGACCAGCGAGAAGCTCACGCGCATCTACCTGCACCGGCTCAGGGAGATCGGGCCGAAACTTCAGTGCGTGGTGACGCTGATGGAGGACGCCGCGCTCGCGCAGGCCAGGCAGGCCGACGCGGAAATCGCCGCGGGCAAGTATCGCGGTCCGCTGCACGGCATTCCGTGGGGCGCGAAGGACTTGCTCGACACCAGGGGGGTGCCCACCACGTGGGGCGCTGAGCCGTACAAGGACCGCGTGCCAGACGCGGACGCCGCGGTGGTGCGGATGCTCCATGACGCCGGCGCGGTGCTGGTCGCCAAGCTCACGCTCGGCGCGCTGGCGTACGGCGACATCTGGCACGGCGGGCGCACCAACAACCCGTGGAACCTGGAGCAGGGCTCCAGCGGCTCCAGCGCTGGCTCGGCGTCCGCCACCGCGGCGGGGCTGGTCGGCTTCTCCATCGGCACCGAGACGCTGGGCTCGATCGTCTCGCCCTCCATGCGCTGCGGCACAACGGGGCTGCGCCCCACGTTCGGAAGGGTGCCGCGCACCGGCGCGATGGCCCTGTGCTGGTCGCTGGACAAGATCGGGCCGATCTGCCGCACTGTGGAGGATTGCGCCCTGGTGCTGGACGCCATCAACGGGTTCGATGCGGGCGATGCATCATCCCTCGCCATGCCGTACTCCTTCGACGCAACCCGGCCAATCAAGGGGCTGCGCGTGGGCTGCGACATGCGCTGGTTCGAGGGTCAGCGCGTGCAGCCGCTGGATCGTCGCATGCTGGAGATCGCGCGCGAACTGGGGCTGGAGATCGTGGATGTGAAGTTGCCGGAACTGCCCTACGGTGCGCTGCGGACGATTCTCACCGTCGAGGCGGCCAGCGCGTTCGAGGAACTGACGCTGAGCAACCGCGACGATGAGCTGACGTGGCAGGCCCCGCAGGCGTGGCCCAACACCTTCCGCCAGGCGCGGTTCATCCCCGCCATCGAACTGGTGCAGGCGGATCGTCTGCGCCGCAAGGTCATGCAGGTCATGCACGACCTGTGGGAGACAAACCGGCTCGACGCCATGATCGGCCCCAGTTTCGCGGGCGACATGCTGCTGATCACCAACAACACGGGCCACCCGTCATTGACGATCCGTTCGGGCTTCTACGACAACGGCACGCCCCACGGGTTCACGATCTGGGGGCGGCTGTTCGACGAGGGGACCATCTGCTCGATCGGCATGGCGCTGGAGCGCGAGTTGGGCGTGTGGGACAAGCGGCCGGGGGTGTAA